A single window of Gossypium arboreum isolate Shixiya-1 chromosome 13, ASM2569848v2, whole genome shotgun sequence DNA harbors:
- the LOC108464392 gene encoding bifunctional aspartate aminotransferase and glutamate/aspartate-prephenate aminotransferase isoform X1 — MAISLHNSTNISRVGFASPFLGSNSASKVSISVSLPSFSNLSFKSVETSRQQLYRISAMSKAESSSSNQVKVDISLSPRVNSVKPSKTVAITDHATALAQAGVPVIRLAAGEPDFDTPAIIAEAGINAIREGYTRYSPNAGTLELRTAICHKLKEENGISYTPDQIVVSNGAKQSILQAVLAVCSPGDEVIIPAPYWVSYPEMARLADATPVILPTLISDNFLLDPELLESNITEKSRLLILCSPSNPTGSVYPKKLLEKIAEIVAKNPRLLVLSDEIYEHIIYAPATHTSFASLPGMWERTLTVNGFSKAFAMTGWRLGYIAGPKNFIAACNKIQSQSTSGASSIAQKAGVAALGLGYAGGEVVSSMVKAFRERRDFLVKSFGELEGVKISEPQGAFYLFIDFSSYYGIEVEGFGKIENSESLCRYLLDEGQVALVPGDAFGDDSCIRISYAASLTTLQASFERIKKALISLRPAVPV; from the exons ATGGCAATTTCTCTTCATAATTCAACAAACATTTCCCGTGTTGGCTTCGCTTCCCCATTTTTGGGATCAAATTCCGCCTCCAAGGTCTCTATTTCCGTTTCTTTGCCTTCTTTTTCAAATCTCTCCTTCAA ATCTGTTGAGACTTCAAGACAACAGTTATATAGAATAAGTGCAATGTCGAAGGCAGAGAGTAGCAGCTCTAACCAAGTGAAAGTTGACATCTCTTTGAGCCCCAGAGTTAACTCTGTGAAGCCTTCAAAGACAGTGGCTATAACTGATCATGCAACTGCTCTTGCACAAGCTGGTGTCCCTGTTATTCGATTGGCTGCCGGAGAGCCTGATTTTGATACACCAGCCATTATAGCTGAG GCTGGGATAAATGCTATTCGTGAAGGTTACACAAGGTACAGTCCTAATGCAGGTACTTTGGAACTTCGTACAGCAATCTGTCATAAGCTAAAAG AGGAGAATGGTATCTCTTATACACCTGACCAAATTGTGGTCAGTAATGGTGCTAAACAGAGTATCCTTCAAGCAGTTCTTGCAGTTTGTTCTCCTGGGGATGAG GTTATAATTCCTGCTCCATATTGGGTGAGTTACCCGGAAATGGCGAGGCTGGCCGATGCAACACCTGTTATTCTTCCAACACTCATTTCTGACAATTTTCTATTGGACCCAGAGCTCCTTGAGTCTAATATCACTGAAAAATCAAGATTGTTGATTCTATGCTCCCCATCAAATCCAACTGGATCTGTTTACCCTAAGAAACTGCTTGAAAAAATTGCAGAAATTGTAGCAAAGAATCCCAGGCTTCTG GTGCTATCTGATGAAATATACGAACATATAATTTATGCACCAGCAACTCACACAAGCTTTGCATCATTGCCAGGCATGTGGGAGCGGACTTTAACAGTCAATGGCTTTTCCAAG GCTTTTGCAATGACTGGATGGCGACTTGGATATATTGCTGGACCGAAGAACTTTATTGCAGCATGTAATAAAATCCAGAGTCAG TCCACTTCAGGAGCTAGTAGTATAGCACAAAAAGCAGGAGTTGCTGCATTAGGCTTGGGTTATGCTGGTGGGGAAGTAGTTTCTTCCATGGTGAAAGCCTTCAGGGAACGTCGAGATTTCTTGGTTAAAAGCTTTGGAGAATTGGAAGGTGTTAAGATATCTGAACCTCAG GGAGCTTTCTATCTATTCATTGATTTCAGTTCTTACTACGGAATAGAAGTTGAAGGTTTTGGTAAAATTGAAAATTCAGAATCACTCTGTCGATACCTCCTGGACGAGGGTCAG GTTGCACTAGTCCCTGGAGATGCGTTCGGGGACGATAGCTGCATTCGGATATCATATGCGGCATCCCTCACCACCTTACAAGCTTCTTTTGAGAGAATTAAGAAAGCACTCATCTCCCTCAGGCCTGCTGTTCCTGTTTAA
- the LOC108464392 gene encoding bifunctional aspartate aminotransferase and glutamate/aspartate-prephenate aminotransferase isoform X2, which translates to MSKAESSSSNQVKVDISLSPRVNSVKPSKTVAITDHATALAQAGVPVIRLAAGEPDFDTPAIIAEAGINAIREGYTRYSPNAGTLELRTAICHKLKEENGISYTPDQIVVSNGAKQSILQAVLAVCSPGDEVIIPAPYWVSYPEMARLADATPVILPTLISDNFLLDPELLESNITEKSRLLILCSPSNPTGSVYPKKLLEKIAEIVAKNPRLLVLSDEIYEHIIYAPATHTSFASLPGMWERTLTVNGFSKAFAMTGWRLGYIAGPKNFIAACNKIQSQSTSGASSIAQKAGVAALGLGYAGGEVVSSMVKAFRERRDFLVKSFGELEGVKISEPQGAFYLFIDFSSYYGIEVEGFGKIENSESLCRYLLDEGQVALVPGDAFGDDSCIRISYAASLTTLQASFERIKKALISLRPAVPV; encoded by the exons ATGTCGAAGGCAGAGAGTAGCAGCTCTAACCAAGTGAAAGTTGACATCTCTTTGAGCCCCAGAGTTAACTCTGTGAAGCCTTCAAAGACAGTGGCTATAACTGATCATGCAACTGCTCTTGCACAAGCTGGTGTCCCTGTTATTCGATTGGCTGCCGGAGAGCCTGATTTTGATACACCAGCCATTATAGCTGAG GCTGGGATAAATGCTATTCGTGAAGGTTACACAAGGTACAGTCCTAATGCAGGTACTTTGGAACTTCGTACAGCAATCTGTCATAAGCTAAAAG AGGAGAATGGTATCTCTTATACACCTGACCAAATTGTGGTCAGTAATGGTGCTAAACAGAGTATCCTTCAAGCAGTTCTTGCAGTTTGTTCTCCTGGGGATGAG GTTATAATTCCTGCTCCATATTGGGTGAGTTACCCGGAAATGGCGAGGCTGGCCGATGCAACACCTGTTATTCTTCCAACACTCATTTCTGACAATTTTCTATTGGACCCAGAGCTCCTTGAGTCTAATATCACTGAAAAATCAAGATTGTTGATTCTATGCTCCCCATCAAATCCAACTGGATCTGTTTACCCTAAGAAACTGCTTGAAAAAATTGCAGAAATTGTAGCAAAGAATCCCAGGCTTCTG GTGCTATCTGATGAAATATACGAACATATAATTTATGCACCAGCAACTCACACAAGCTTTGCATCATTGCCAGGCATGTGGGAGCGGACTTTAACAGTCAATGGCTTTTCCAAG GCTTTTGCAATGACTGGATGGCGACTTGGATATATTGCTGGACCGAAGAACTTTATTGCAGCATGTAATAAAATCCAGAGTCAG TCCACTTCAGGAGCTAGTAGTATAGCACAAAAAGCAGGAGTTGCTGCATTAGGCTTGGGTTATGCTGGTGGGGAAGTAGTTTCTTCCATGGTGAAAGCCTTCAGGGAACGTCGAGATTTCTTGGTTAAAAGCTTTGGAGAATTGGAAGGTGTTAAGATATCTGAACCTCAG GGAGCTTTCTATCTATTCATTGATTTCAGTTCTTACTACGGAATAGAAGTTGAAGGTTTTGGTAAAATTGAAAATTCAGAATCACTCTGTCGATACCTCCTGGACGAGGGTCAG GTTGCACTAGTCCCTGGAGATGCGTTCGGGGACGATAGCTGCATTCGGATATCATATGCGGCATCCCTCACCACCTTACAAGCTTCTTTTGAGAGAATTAAGAAAGCACTCATCTCCCTCAGGCCTGCTGTTCCTGTTTAA
- the LOC128286497 gene encoding uncharacterized protein LOC128286497 has product MVIKSSFSVILCCSLLAAVFFLYETGSRKLMVVSDGNGRSKAAVKRSHSKRASSWAGYNVPPHSTLSGTGSHAAKLPCSGSYSNCIPKASKAKPKGTGTYVRGL; this is encoded by the exons ATGGTAATAAAATCTTCATTTTCTGTCATCCTTTGCTGCTCTCTCTTGGCTGCCGTCTTCTTCTTATATGAAACAGGCTCTCGTAAACTTATGGTGGTTTCAG ATGGGAACGGACGGAGCAAAGCGGCTGTAAAAAGAAGCCACTCAAAACGAGCATCATCTTGGGCTGGCTACAATGTACCTCCACACTCAACTCTCTCGGGAACTGGAAGTCACGCTGCCAAGTTACCATGCTCAGGGTCTTATAGTAATTGTATTCCTAAAGCTAGTAAAGCAAAACCAAAGGGCACGGGAACTTATGTTAGGGgcctttaa